The following proteins are co-located in the Desulfatitalea tepidiphila genome:
- a CDS encoding 6-phosphofructokinase: MSNTSYDDIHPLFDRPEIQRVTSPDSASVKARRAFRPAVCKAFEGEATQVSKTDAYRFDIDPEAGRQLPDIINNKVQVVTMAEAGAASVDDSFERPRKIGIVFSGGPAPGGHNVIAGLYDAAKRANRESRVFGFLVGPDGIIENEYVELNDALVDAYRNLGGFTMIKTGRTKIDTTKKMAMAKENILALGLDALVVVGGDDSNTNAAFLAQELFKEHVQVIGVPKTIDGDIQVRDADNHALCAVSFGFHSAARAFAEAISNLSNDSSSDIKYWHVCRVMGRVASHLALEVALQTHANITLIGEDLADYVDTQRLEKARAEGTTDYTAYGMTLRHLSRVICDAIVRRAAVGKNYGIAVIPEGILEFINEIELFIIKLNTIIAEYNSTHDGDFHTSFPLLEQKLDYLRNLVRDAPPGLAPNIWNARDDELFNDLPAFFQDGLLTERDSHGNFQFSQVPTEKVLLELVKDYLKILRDQGKYKIGIESGYYVKSMKKAGLEPDFYGPMLFKNYGTDRYLLVKSNIISLRTLRSALVQAGAITADGAIPPAVEKIYGLSVPKFKTQSHFYGYDGRGTDPTMFDCTYAYNLGLTVFSLIAGGATGQMAAIRNLEHGFEKWEPVGIPIAPLMRLEERKGRLTLVLEKSLVDVNSQAFRVVEALREKWLAALPGDDQYRRPGPISLEGEYEEDRPITLLINAITK; this comes from the coding sequence GTGTCCAATACATCCTATGACGATATTCATCCGCTTTTCGACCGTCCAGAGATCCAGCGCGTCACATCGCCGGACAGCGCCTCGGTGAAGGCGCGCAGGGCTTTTCGCCCCGCCGTCTGCAAAGCCTTCGAGGGGGAGGCGACGCAGGTTTCGAAAACCGATGCGTATCGATTCGATATCGATCCGGAAGCAGGACGGCAACTGCCGGACATCATAAATAATAAGGTGCAAGTCGTCACAATGGCGGAGGCTGGCGCAGCCTCTGTCGACGATTCCTTTGAGAGGCCTCGAAAAATCGGTATCGTTTTTTCGGGAGGTCCCGCCCCTGGAGGTCATAATGTCATTGCCGGCCTTTATGACGCAGCCAAACGAGCCAATCGAGAGTCCCGGGTGTTCGGTTTTCTGGTCGGCCCCGACGGCATTATCGAGAATGAATATGTCGAATTGAACGACGCTCTTGTCGATGCGTATCGCAACCTGGGCGGTTTCACGATGATCAAAACCGGCCGCACCAAAATCGATACCACCAAGAAGATGGCCATGGCAAAAGAGAACATTCTGGCGCTGGGCTTGGATGCACTAGTGGTGGTCGGGGGGGATGACTCGAACACCAACGCCGCGTTTCTCGCCCAGGAGCTTTTCAAGGAACACGTTCAGGTCATCGGGGTTCCCAAAACCATCGATGGGGATATTCAGGTGCGCGATGCGGACAATCATGCTCTTTGCGCCGTCTCATTCGGATTTCACTCGGCTGCGCGCGCTTTTGCCGAAGCAATCAGCAACTTGAGCAATGACAGCAGCTCGGACATCAAATATTGGCATGTGTGCCGGGTGATGGGCCGTGTGGCCAGCCATCTGGCGCTGGAGGTCGCTTTGCAGACCCACGCCAATATCACCCTTATCGGTGAAGATCTGGCGGATTATGTCGACACGCAAAGGCTCGAGAAAGCCAGGGCCGAAGGGACTACAGACTATACGGCCTACGGCATGACGTTACGGCACCTGTCCCGCGTGATATGTGACGCAATCGTAAGACGCGCGGCGGTGGGAAAAAATTACGGCATCGCCGTCATCCCTGAAGGAATATTGGAATTTATCAATGAAATCGAGCTGTTTATCATCAAGCTCAACACGATTATCGCCGAGTACAATTCAACCCACGATGGGGATTTCCACACCAGCTTCCCCCTGCTCGAACAAAAGCTGGATTATCTCAGAAACCTGGTTCGCGACGCACCTCCGGGTTTGGCCCCCAATATCTGGAACGCCAGGGACGACGAGCTTTTCAACGATCTGCCCGCCTTTTTCCAGGATGGCCTGCTCACCGAGCGGGACAGTCATGGGAATTTTCAATTTTCCCAGGTGCCCACTGAAAAAGTCCTGCTCGAACTGGTGAAGGATTATCTGAAGATTTTGCGCGATCAGGGAAAATACAAAATCGGGATCGAGAGCGGATACTATGTCAAATCAATGAAAAAGGCGGGCCTGGAGCCCGATTTTTACGGGCCGATGCTTTTTAAAAACTACGGCACGGACAGGTACCTTCTCGTCAAAAGCAACATCATATCCCTCCGGACATTGAGGAGCGCGCTGGTGCAGGCCGGTGCCATCACGGCAGATGGCGCCATACCGCCGGCGGTTGAGAAGATTTATGGGCTGTCGGTTCCCAAGTTCAAGACACAGTCCCATTTTTACGGTTACGATGGACGTGGCACGGATCCCACGATGTTCGATTGCACCTACGCCTATAACCTCGGCCTGACGGTTTTCAGTCTGATTGCCGGCGGGGCCACCGGGCAGATGGCGGCCATACGCAATCTCGAACACGGGTTTGAAAAATGGGAGCCTGTGGGGATTCCCATTGCACCGTTGATGCGCCTGGAGGAGAGAAAGGGGCGCTTGACCCTGGTATTGGAAAAGAGCCTGGTGGATGTCAATTCACAGGCCTTTAGAGTCGTGGAGGCCCTTCGGGAGAAATGGCTCGCGGCGTTGCCGGGTGATGACCAGTACCGGCGTCCGGGGCCTATCTCGCTGGAAGGCGAATATGAAGAGGACCGGCCGATCACACTGCTGATCAATGCTATTACGAAGTGA